In Modestobacter versicolor, a single genomic region encodes these proteins:
- a CDS encoding DeoR/GlpR family DNA-binding transcription regulator, whose protein sequence is MYAQERQEHILRAARTAGRVEVAELATELDVAPETIRKDLTALERGGVVRRVHGGAIPVERLGFEPAVAARDVVLTAEKERIAKAAIAELPEDGAVLIDAGTTTARLADLMPGDRELTIVTNALPLASKLAAFPNLNVLLIGGRVRSRTLASVDAWAQQALAGLYVDVCLLATNGVSVERGLTTPDPTEAAVKAAMVKAARRVVLLADHSKVGHDHLARFADLDDVDLLITDSGLDERTAGELAAAGPRVVRV, encoded by the coding sequence ATGTACGCGCAGGAGCGGCAGGAGCACATCCTCCGTGCGGCGCGCACCGCTGGCCGCGTCGAGGTCGCCGAGCTGGCCACCGAGCTCGACGTCGCACCGGAGACGATCCGCAAGGACCTCACCGCGCTGGAGCGGGGTGGCGTCGTCCGGCGGGTGCACGGTGGCGCGATCCCGGTGGAGCGGCTGGGCTTCGAGCCCGCGGTGGCCGCCCGCGACGTCGTCCTGACCGCGGAGAAGGAGCGGATCGCCAAGGCCGCGATCGCCGAGCTCCCCGAGGACGGCGCCGTCCTCATCGACGCCGGCACCACCACCGCCCGGCTCGCCGACCTGATGCCCGGCGACCGCGAGCTGACCATCGTCACCAACGCGCTGCCGCTGGCCAGCAAGCTCGCCGCGTTCCCCAACCTCAACGTGCTGCTGATCGGCGGCCGGGTGCGCAGCCGCACGCTCGCCTCCGTCGACGCCTGGGCGCAGCAGGCGCTGGCCGGGCTCTACGTCGACGTCTGCCTGCTGGCCACCAACGGCGTCTCCGTCGAGCGCGGCCTCACCACCCCCGACCCCACCGAGGCCGCCGTCAAGGCCGCGATGGTCAAGGCCGCCCGCCGGGTCGTGCTGCTGGCCGACCACAGCAAGGTCGGCCACGACCACCTGGCCCGCTTCGCCGACCTCGACGACGTCGACCTGCTGATCACCGACAGCGGCCTCGACGAGCGCACCGCCGGTGAGCTCGCCGCCGCCGGCCCCCGGGTGGTGCGGGTGTGA
- a CDS encoding ubiquinol-cytochrome c reductase iron-sulfur subunit → MHPCLSRRALLVAGGAGLGSIALAGCGGGTDVPELTGVAAGDVVVALAEVPVGSAYEVSIDGRRVLVGRPDEGTVVGYDATCTHQGCNVRPAEDGLACPCHGSVFDLATGDAVEGPATEPLARVGVAVRGTDVVLT, encoded by the coding sequence GTGCACCCCTGCCTGTCCCGCCGTGCCCTGCTCGTCGCCGGCGGTGCCGGTCTCGGCTCGATCGCCCTGGCGGGCTGCGGTGGCGGCACGGACGTGCCCGAGCTGACCGGCGTGGCCGCCGGCGACGTGGTCGTCGCGCTCGCCGAGGTGCCGGTGGGCAGCGCCTACGAGGTGTCGATCGACGGGCGGCGGGTGCTCGTCGGCCGGCCGGACGAGGGCACGGTCGTCGGCTACGACGCGACCTGCACGCACCAGGGGTGCAACGTCCGGCCCGCCGAGGACGGGCTGGCCTGCCCCTGCCACGGCTCGGTCTTCGACCTGGCCACCGGCGACGCGGTGGAGGGGCCGGCGACCGAGCCGCTGGCACGGGTGGGCGTCGCGGTGCGCGGCACCGACGTCGTCCTCACGTGA
- the rlmB gene encoding 23S rRNA (guanosine(2251)-2'-O)-methyltransferase RlmB, with product MGADHLMAGNSQRRGRSAGAGKKTATSGTGGKNRRSLAGRGATPKATERPHHPAYKAAKAAAARQDNRQRVQRRNAEAPELLLGRNPVLEALRAEIPATALYVVTGDSSRGGTDERIAESVQLAADRGLPLLEVGKAEFDRMSNGALHQGIGLMVPPYDYAHPDDLLDIARDSGRPPLLVALDGVTDPRNLGAIIRSAAAFDAHGVVVPERRSVGMTGSAWRTSAGAAARLKVARAVNLARSLGSYQDAGLQTVGLAADGDMSIHDYDGFADPIALVVGAEGAGLSRLVRERCDVVLSIPITKDTESLNVSVAAGIALFAAASARRG from the coding sequence ATGGGAGCTGACCACCTGATGGCCGGCAACAGCCAACGACGCGGCCGCTCGGCCGGCGCCGGCAAGAAGACCGCCACCTCCGGCACCGGCGGCAAGAACCGCCGCTCGCTGGCCGGTCGGGGCGCCACCCCGAAGGCCACCGAGCGGCCGCACCACCCCGCGTACAAGGCGGCCAAGGCCGCCGCGGCGCGCCAGGACAACCGGCAGCGGGTGCAGCGGCGCAACGCCGAGGCCCCCGAGCTGCTGCTCGGCCGCAACCCGGTGCTCGAGGCGCTGCGCGCGGAAATCCCGGCGACCGCGCTGTACGTGGTCACCGGCGACTCCAGCCGCGGCGGCACCGACGAGCGGATCGCCGAGTCCGTGCAGCTGGCCGCCGACCGCGGCCTGCCGCTGCTGGAGGTCGGCAAGGCCGAGTTCGACCGGATGTCCAACGGTGCGCTGCACCAGGGCATCGGGCTGATGGTGCCGCCCTACGACTACGCGCACCCGGACGACCTGCTCGACATCGCCCGCGACTCCGGGCGCCCGCCGCTGCTGGTGGCGCTCGACGGGGTCACCGACCCGCGCAACCTGGGCGCGATCATCCGCTCGGCGGCCGCGTTCGACGCGCACGGCGTCGTCGTCCCCGAGCGCCGGTCGGTCGGCATGACCGGCTCGGCGTGGCGCACCAGCGCCGGCGCGGCAGCCCGGCTCAAGGTGGCCCGGGCGGTCAACCTGGCCCGCTCGCTGGGCTCGTACCAGGACGCCGGCCTGCAGACCGTCGGCCTGGCCGCCGACGGCGACATGAGCATCCACGACTACGACGGCTTCGCCGACCCGATCGCGCTGGTGGTCGGGGCCGAGGGTGCCGGGCTGTCCCGGCTGGTGCGGGAGCGGTGCGACGTCGTGCTGTCCATCCCGATCACCAAGGACACCGAGTCGCTCAACGTCAGCGTCGCCGCCGGCATCGCGCTGTTCGCGGCGGCCTCCGCCCGCCGGGGATGA
- a CDS encoding zinc-dependent dehydrogenase: MKVARFYAPGDIRIEDSPEPTAGPGEVKIRVRNCSTCGTDLKISRFGHPNIRPPRVIGHEIAGEVVEVGDGVEGWAAGDRVQVIAAIPDGTCEECRRGHLTVCENQLSMGYNFEGGFAEYMVVPREVLAVDGLNRIPDGLGFDEASVAEPLACVLNGQELARVGEGQDVVVIGAGPIGCLHVRLARARGAARVFLVDLNAERLKLSADRVQPDATVAAEDTDPVEAIKELTGGRGVDVAIVAAASGAAQQQALQMVAREGVVSFFGGLPKDNPIVQVDSNLVHYRELTIVGANGSSPAHNKEALRLMASGEVPVADLITHRLGLDDVQKGLDAIASGEAIKVTIEP, encoded by the coding sequence ATGAAGGTCGCCCGGTTCTACGCCCCCGGCGACATCCGGATCGAGGACTCCCCGGAGCCCACCGCCGGTCCGGGCGAGGTCAAGATCCGCGTCCGCAACTGCTCCACCTGTGGCACCGACCTGAAGATCTCCCGGTTCGGCCACCCCAACATCCGCCCCCCGCGGGTCATCGGCCACGAGATCGCCGGTGAGGTGGTCGAGGTCGGCGACGGCGTCGAGGGCTGGGCGGCCGGTGACCGCGTGCAGGTCATCGCCGCCATCCCCGACGGCACCTGCGAGGAGTGCCGTCGCGGCCACCTGACGGTCTGCGAGAACCAGCTCTCGATGGGCTACAACTTCGAGGGCGGCTTCGCCGAGTACATGGTCGTGCCGCGCGAGGTGCTCGCCGTCGACGGCCTCAACCGCATCCCCGACGGCCTGGGCTTCGACGAGGCGTCCGTCGCCGAGCCGCTGGCCTGCGTGCTCAACGGCCAGGAGCTGGCCCGGGTGGGGGAGGGCCAGGACGTCGTCGTCATCGGCGCCGGCCCCATCGGCTGCCTGCACGTCCGGCTGGCCCGCGCCCGCGGTGCCGCCCGGGTGTTCCTGGTCGACCTCAACGCCGAGCGGCTCAAGCTCTCCGCCGACCGGGTCCAGCCCGACGCCACCGTGGCCGCCGAGGACACCGACCCGGTCGAGGCGATCAAGGAGCTCACCGGCGGGCGCGGGGTCGACGTCGCGATCGTGGCCGCCGCCTCCGGCGCCGCCCAGCAGCAGGCGCTGCAGATGGTGGCCCGGGAGGGCGTGGTCAGCTTCTTCGGCGGCCTGCCCAAGGACAACCCGATCGTGCAGGTCGACAGCAACCTCGTGCACTACCGCGAGCTGACGATCGTGGGCGCCAACGGCTCCAGCCCGGCGCACAACAAGGAGGCGCTGCGGCTGATGGCCTCCGGCGAGGTGCCGGTCGCCGACCTGATCACCCACCGGCTGGGCCTCGACGACGTGCAGAAGGGCCTGGACGCGATCGCCAGCGGCGAGGCCATCAAGGTCACCATCGAACCCTGA
- the mtlA gene encoding PTS mannitol transporter subunit IICB: protein MTAYTPTVTGTGWKARVQRFGGFLAGMVMPNIGAFIAWGLITALFIPTGWTPNEEFALLVGPMITFLLPLLIGYTGGRIVHGQRGAVIGAVATIGVIVGADVPMFLGAMIIGPLAALALKYVDGFIQERTKAGFEMLVDNFSLGILGGAFALLGQWAIGPSVNWLTQRLGDLTDWLIDHSLLPLASVVVEPAKVLFLNNAINQGLFTPLGAAESAETGQSILFMIESNPGPGLGVLLAYLFFGPRTLRPSVPAAIVIQFFGGIHEIYFPYILMKPKMILAAIAGGAAGVGTFMVTDAGLVASPSPGSIIAYLAQTPRGGYVGVLLGVVIAAAVSFAVGSALLGFGRGEKLVNDDAAADVAVEAGQRPVDEPGSSPASASRNETAGA, encoded by the coding sequence ATGACCGCATACACGCCCACGGTGACGGGCACTGGCTGGAAGGCGCGGGTGCAGCGCTTCGGCGGCTTCCTCGCCGGCATGGTCATGCCCAACATCGGTGCGTTCATCGCCTGGGGCCTGATCACCGCGCTGTTCATCCCCACCGGCTGGACCCCGAACGAGGAGTTCGCGCTCCTCGTCGGCCCGATGATCACGTTCCTGCTGCCGCTGCTGATCGGCTACACCGGTGGCCGCATCGTGCACGGCCAGCGCGGCGCCGTCATCGGTGCCGTCGCCACCATCGGCGTCATCGTCGGCGCCGACGTGCCGATGTTCCTCGGCGCGATGATCATCGGCCCGCTGGCCGCCCTGGCGCTCAAGTACGTCGACGGCTTCATCCAGGAGCGCACGAAGGCCGGCTTCGAGATGCTGGTCGACAACTTCTCCCTCGGCATCCTGGGTGGTGCGTTCGCGCTCCTCGGCCAGTGGGCCATCGGCCCGTCGGTGAACTGGCTGACCCAGCGGCTGGGCGACCTGACCGACTGGCTGATCGACCACAGCCTGCTGCCGCTGGCCTCGGTCGTCGTCGAGCCGGCCAAGGTGCTGTTCCTGAACAACGCGATCAACCAGGGCCTGTTCACGCCGCTCGGCGCCGCCGAGTCGGCCGAGACCGGCCAGTCGATCCTGTTCATGATCGAGTCCAACCCCGGCCCGGGCCTCGGTGTCCTGCTGGCCTACCTGTTCTTCGGGCCGCGCACGCTCCGCCCGTCGGTGCCCGCCGCGATCGTGATCCAGTTCTTCGGCGGCATCCACGAGATCTACTTCCCGTACATCCTGATGAAGCCGAAGATGATCCTGGCCGCGATCGCCGGTGGCGCCGCGGGCGTGGGCACCTTCATGGTCACCGACGCCGGCCTGGTGGCCTCCCCGTCGCCGGGCAGCATCATCGCCTACCTGGCGCAGACCCCCCGGGGCGGCTACGTGGGCGTGCTCCTCGGCGTCGTGATCGCCGCGGCGGTCTCCTTCGCGGTCGGCTCGGCGCTCCTGGGCTTCGGTCGTGGTGAGAAGCTCGTCAACGACGACGCGGCGGCCGACGTCGCGGTCGAGGCGGGGCAGCGACCGGTCGACGAGCCCGGTTCCTCTCCTGCCTCTGCGTCCCGCAACGAGACGGCAGGAGCCTGA
- a CDS encoding dodecin — MSDHVYRLSEIVGSSTTSVDDAVRTAVRKASQTVRNIEWFQTSEIRGQVVDGDVAYFQVTLKIGFRVED; from the coding sequence GTGAGCGACCACGTCTACCGGCTGAGCGAGATCGTCGGCAGTTCCACCACCAGCGTCGACGACGCCGTCCGCACCGCGGTGCGCAAGGCCTCCCAGACGGTGCGCAACATCGAGTGGTTCCAGACCTCGGAGATCCGCGGGCAGGTCGTCGACGGCGACGTCGCCTACTTCCAGGTCACCCTGAAGATCGGCTTCCGCGTCGAGGACTGA
- a CDS encoding trypsin-like peptidase domain-containing protein, whose amino-acid sequence MTENDRPADETGHGTDRPADAGTGWTPQQQPGAASQQQPGWATPPAADAPLGSRPTEQFPTAAAPVQPGHQPTQQFPAPVAAPQHQPWPPAGYGTPGYQQAHGQQPPGGALPPVFQAPPQPGLPQQPTRRPGRWRLGLAAGLVGAALIGGGAGAGVMALTDDDSVSTAGGGSAQPVVITDPDNATSTTAAAAVAAPSVVTLYVSSGSGSGSGSGVVLSADGYVLTNNHVVTLDSSTEQASVQVRTADGTLYDATVVGTDPSSDLAVVQLQGASGLTPVTFADSDDVQVGDLAVAIGAPLGLSNTVTDGIISATNRAVATGSDQEQTVIDALQTDAAINPGNSGGPLVDAAGQVVGINTAIASVATSDLPGQQSGQSGNIGVGFAIPANTAQRIAQEIIDTGSATHALLGVTARTASDGDQSAVGTGAQLVTVQDGSPAADAGLQAGEVITAVDDRVVTTSTELTAAIRSAQPGDTVTLTVRRGDDSSEVDVTLDASE is encoded by the coding sequence GTGACTGAGAACGACCGGCCGGCCGACGAGACCGGCCACGGCACGGACCGGCCCGCCGACGCCGGCACCGGGTGGACGCCGCAGCAGCAGCCGGGCGCTGCCTCACAGCAGCAGCCGGGCTGGGCCACCCCGCCCGCCGCCGACGCCCCGCTCGGGTCGCGGCCGACCGAGCAGTTCCCGACGGCCGCCGCCCCCGTGCAGCCCGGGCACCAGCCCACCCAGCAGTTCCCCGCCCCGGTCGCCGCGCCGCAGCACCAGCCCTGGCCGCCGGCCGGGTACGGGACGCCCGGCTACCAGCAGGCGCACGGTCAGCAGCCGCCCGGCGGCGCCCTCCCGCCGGTCTTCCAGGCGCCCCCGCAGCCCGGCCTCCCCCAGCAGCCGACCCGGCGCCCCGGGCGCTGGCGCCTCGGCCTGGCCGCCGGCCTGGTCGGGGCGGCGCTGATCGGTGGCGGCGCCGGGGCCGGCGTCATGGCGCTCACCGACGACGACTCCGTGAGCACCGCCGGTGGAGGTTCGGCGCAGCCGGTGGTCATCACCGACCCGGACAACGCGACCAGCACCACCGCGGCAGCGGCGGTGGCCGCCCCGAGCGTGGTCACCCTCTACGTGAGCTCCGGCTCCGGCTCGGGGTCCGGCTCGGGCGTCGTCCTCTCCGCCGACGGCTACGTGCTCACCAACAACCACGTGGTCACCCTGGACAGCTCCACCGAACAGGCGAGCGTGCAGGTGCGCACCGCCGACGGCACGCTCTACGACGCGACCGTGGTGGGCACCGACCCCAGCTCCGACCTCGCCGTCGTCCAGCTGCAGGGCGCCAGCGGGCTGACCCCGGTCACCTTCGCCGACTCCGACGACGTCCAGGTGGGCGACCTCGCCGTCGCCATCGGCGCCCCGCTGGGCCTGTCCAACACCGTCACCGACGGCATCATCAGCGCGACCAACCGCGCGGTCGCCACCGGCTCCGACCAGGAGCAGACGGTCATCGACGCGCTGCAGACCGACGCGGCGATCAACCCGGGCAACTCGGGTGGCCCGCTGGTGGACGCGGCCGGCCAGGTGGTCGGGATCAACACCGCCATCGCGTCGGTGGCCACCTCCGACCTGCCCGGTCAGCAGTCCGGGCAGAGCGGCAACATCGGCGTCGGCTTCGCCATCCCGGCCAACACGGCCCAGCGGATCGCCCAGGAGATCATCGACACCGGCTCGGCCACCCACGCGCTGCTCGGGGTGACGGCCCGGACCGCCTCCGACGGCGACCAGTCGGCGGTCGGCACCGGCGCGCAGCTGGTCACCGTGCAGGACGGCTCCCCGGCCGCGGACGCGGGGCTGCAGGCCGGCGAGGTGATCACCGCGGTCGACGACCGGGTGGTCACCACCTCCACCGAGCTCACCGCCGCGATCCGCAGCGCCCAGCCCGGCGACACGGTCACCCTGACCGTGCGCCGCGGCGACGACAGCTCCGAGGTCGACGTCACCCTCGACGCCTCCGAGTGA
- a CDS encoding NAD(P)-dependent oxidoreductase, translating to MSNPVVAVLGTGTMGAGMVRSLRRAGLPVRVWNRAAAKAQALAGTGAQACGSPAEAVAGADVVLTMLFDADAAIDVVRQAAPPAGTTWLQCSTVGVDGAGRTAEVAAELGLVLVDCPVLGTKQPAEDGALVLLASGPEETREQLAPVFDALGSKTLWLGEAGAGSRLKMACNAWLFMVTAGTAQSIALARGLGVDPQHFLDAIAGGPLDTPYAHVKGELMMAGEFPVSFGLTGAAKDARLIRAALQQAGVSDRLDAAVLETMDAAAAALADPAAADVSAVIAGLQPRG from the coding sequence ATGAGCAACCCGGTGGTGGCGGTCCTCGGCACGGGCACGATGGGCGCGGGGATGGTGCGGTCGCTGCGCCGGGCCGGCCTACCGGTGCGGGTGTGGAACCGGGCGGCCGCCAAGGCCCAGGCGCTCGCAGGCACCGGCGCGCAGGCGTGCGGCTCCCCCGCCGAGGCGGTCGCCGGGGCCGACGTCGTCCTCACCATGCTCTTCGACGCCGACGCGGCCATCGACGTCGTGCGGCAGGCCGCGCCGCCGGCCGGCACCACCTGGCTGCAGTGCAGCACGGTCGGCGTGGACGGCGCCGGGCGCACGGCCGAGGTCGCCGCCGAGCTGGGCCTGGTGCTCGTCGACTGCCCGGTGCTCGGCACCAAGCAGCCGGCCGAGGACGGCGCCCTGGTGCTGCTCGCCTCCGGGCCGGAGGAGACCCGCGAGCAGCTCGCGCCGGTGTTCGACGCGCTGGGCTCCAAGACGCTGTGGCTCGGCGAGGCCGGTGCGGGCAGCCGGCTGAAGATGGCCTGCAACGCCTGGCTGTTCATGGTCACCGCGGGAACAGCCCAGTCGATCGCGCTGGCCCGTGGTCTCGGCGTCGACCCGCAGCACTTCCTGGACGCCATCGCCGGCGGACCGCTGGACACCCCGTACGCGCACGTCAAGGGCGAGCTGATGATGGCCGGCGAGTTCCCGGTCAGCTTCGGGCTGACCGGCGCGGCCAAGGACGCCCGGCTCATCCGGGCGGCGCTGCAGCAGGCCGGGGTCTCCGACCGGCTGGACGCCGCCGTGCTGGAGACCATGGACGCCGCGGCGGCGGCGCTCGCCGACCCGGCGGCCGCGGACGTCAGCGCGGTGATCGCCGGTCTGCAGCCGCGCGGCTGA
- a CDS encoding PTS sugar transporter subunit IIA, protein MADGLVSELLDASRIRLDGQAADKFEAVRQAGELLLASGAVDESYVASMLEREGSISTYMGEGVAIPHGTNAGKAGVKHDALTVVRYPDGVDWGNGRAEVVIGIAAAGDGHLPVLAALAQVLMDPDRAAALRAARSVEEVQTLLSTVEDDDEDD, encoded by the coding sequence ATGGCTGACGGGCTGGTCTCCGAGCTGCTCGACGCCAGCCGGATCCGGCTCGACGGGCAGGCCGCGGACAAGTTCGAGGCCGTCCGGCAGGCCGGTGAGCTGCTGCTGGCCTCGGGTGCGGTCGACGAGTCCTACGTCGCGTCGATGCTCGAGCGGGAGGGCTCCATCTCGACCTACATGGGCGAGGGGGTGGCGATCCCGCACGGCACCAACGCCGGCAAGGCCGGGGTGAAGCACGACGCGCTGACGGTGGTCCGGTACCCCGACGGCGTGGACTGGGGCAACGGCCGCGCCGAGGTCGTCATCGGCATCGCCGCGGCCGGCGACGGGCACCTGCCGGTGCTCGCCGCGCTCGCCCAGGTCCTCATGGACCCCGACCGGGCCGCTGCCCTGCGCGCGGCCCGGTCGGTCGAGGAGGTCCAGACCCTCCTGTCCACCGTCGAGGACGACGACGAGGACGACTGA
- a CDS encoding PTS lactose transporter subunit IIB, producing the protein MASIAGNDVKKLVVACDAGMGSSVLLANQLKKQLKKNGVVVEHSPVDSIPDDADVVLTHSQLADRARRLAGDRPVVPFNLFVGDPAVTAVVKAIQGGTTIDG; encoded by the coding sequence ATGGCGAGCATCGCTGGTAACGACGTCAAGAAGCTGGTCGTCGCGTGCGACGCCGGGATGGGCAGCAGCGTGCTGCTGGCCAACCAGCTGAAGAAGCAGCTCAAGAAGAACGGCGTGGTCGTCGAGCACTCGCCCGTCGACAGCATCCCGGACGACGCCGACGTCGTGCTCACGCACAGCCAGCTGGCCGACCGGGCCCGCCGGCTGGCCGGTGACCGGCCGGTCGTGCCCTTCAACCTCTTCGTCGGCGACCCGGCGGTCACCGCCGTGGTGAAGGCGATCCAGGGCGGCACGACCATCGATGGCTGA
- a CDS encoding DUF445 family protein, with the protein MPAPPLTVPLAGSLDDPARARDLTKMKRLATGLFLLAAAVFLVCVLLGEETGAWVGYVRATAEASMVGALADWFAVTALFRHPLGLPIPHTAIIPRKKDQIGTSLGAFVQENFLTRAVVEERLDGVDVPGRLGAFLAAPGRAERLAGDAGAALGALTDLLKDDEVQQAVSTFVDRKLRETPAAPGLARVLELAVDGDRHQEVLSAGLSGLAEFLADNRLVFRARLGDASPAWVPDWVDDKVFDRVFELLRGFLAEVGADADHPVRQVYDRRLRSYVRKLRTDPETAARVEQFKAEVLDHPAVRTWSGSLWTTAKNGVVTAAADPDSELRTRVVGLIRSGAQLLQTDPTVRELVQRQFRRGAGWAVERFAADAADLVGTTVARWDTEETSRRIELQVGRDLQWIRVNGTVVGGLAGLVIYTVAQLLS; encoded by the coding sequence GTGCCGGCCCCTCCGCTGACCGTCCCGCTCGCGGGCTCGCTCGACGACCCGGCCCGCGCCCGGGACCTCACGAAGATGAAGCGGCTGGCCACCGGCCTGTTCCTGCTCGCCGCGGCGGTGTTCCTGGTCTGCGTGCTCCTCGGCGAGGAGACCGGCGCCTGGGTCGGCTACGTCCGGGCGACCGCCGAGGCGTCGATGGTCGGGGCGCTGGCCGACTGGTTCGCGGTGACCGCGCTGTTCCGGCACCCGCTCGGGCTGCCGATCCCGCACACCGCGATCATCCCGCGCAAGAAGGACCAGATCGGCACCAGCCTGGGCGCCTTCGTGCAGGAGAACTTCCTGACCCGCGCGGTGGTCGAGGAGCGGCTGGACGGCGTGGACGTGCCCGGGCGGCTGGGCGCCTTCCTGGCCGCGCCCGGCCGGGCCGAGCGGCTGGCCGGCGACGCCGGGGCCGCCCTGGGCGCGCTCACCGACCTGCTCAAGGACGACGAGGTGCAGCAGGCGGTGTCGACGTTCGTCGACCGCAAGCTGCGCGAGACCCCCGCCGCGCCGGGCCTGGCCCGGGTGCTGGAGCTGGCCGTCGACGGCGACCGGCACCAGGAGGTGCTCTCGGCCGGCCTGAGCGGGCTGGCGGAGTTCCTGGCCGACAACCGGCTGGTCTTCCGCGCCCGGCTGGGCGACGCCTCGCCCGCGTGGGTGCCCGACTGGGTCGACGACAAGGTGTTCGACCGGGTCTTCGAGCTGCTCCGCGGCTTCCTCGCCGAGGTCGGCGCCGACGCCGACCACCCGGTGCGCCAGGTCTACGACCGGCGGCTGCGGTCCTACGTGCGCAAGCTGCGCACCGACCCGGAGACCGCCGCCCGGGTCGAGCAGTTCAAGGCCGAGGTGCTCGACCACCCCGCCGTCCGCACCTGGTCCGGGTCGCTGTGGACGACGGCGAAGAACGGCGTGGTCACCGCGGCCGCCGACCCCGACTCCGAGCTGCGGACCCGCGTGGTCGGCCTGATCCGCTCCGGCGCGCAGCTGCTGCAGACCGACCCCACCGTGCGCGAGCTGGTGCAGCGGCAGTTCCGCCGCGGAGCGGGCTGGGCGGTCGAGCGCTTCGCCGCCGACGCCGCCGACCTGGTCGGCACCACCGTGGCCCGGTGGGACACCGAGGAGACCAGCCGCCGGATCGAGCTGCAGGTCGGCCGGGACCTGCAGTGGATCCGGGTCAACGGCACCGTCGTCGGCGGGCTGGCCGGCCTGGTGATCTACACGGTGGCGCAGCTGCTGTCCTGA
- a CDS encoding DUF5313 family protein produces the protein MDAGRPNPAQWLWYAYGGGLPRSLSPWVLDDVTRHSWVLRHLARALVQLAPVVVLCLLVPPVDLAVRVTAAGGGLVIGLLFSVAYMTETTEHRAVKAGWPPGTTAERRAERAERERLERQARYRSGGAGSFD, from the coding sequence GTGGACGCTGGACGCCCGAACCCGGCCCAGTGGCTCTGGTACGCCTACGGCGGCGGACTGCCCCGGTCGCTCTCGCCGTGGGTGCTCGACGACGTCACCCGGCACAGCTGGGTGCTCCGCCACCTCGCCCGGGCGCTGGTGCAGCTGGCCCCGGTCGTCGTCCTGTGCCTGCTCGTCCCGCCCGTCGACCTCGCCGTCCGGGTGACCGCGGCCGGCGGCGGGCTGGTGATCGGGCTGCTCTTCTCGGTCGCCTACATGACCGAGACGACCGAGCACCGCGCGGTCAAGGCCGGCTGGCCACCGGGGACGACGGCCGAGCGCCGGGCCGAGCGGGCCGAACGCGAGCGCCTGGAACGGCAGGCCCGCTACCGCTCCGGCGGCGCCGGCAGCTTCGACTGA
- a CDS encoding cupin domain-containing protein, producing the protein MTSPPTAVRLGLEPHPEGGWYRRTWTSPAAVGDRPAATAILFLLTAGERSAWHRVDADELWLWHGPGPLTLQLRDPDEEHELGPGAVQLLVPAGRWQATAPAGGEVLVSCVVSPGFRWSGFTLG; encoded by the coding sequence ATGACCTCCCCGCCCACGGCGGTGCGGCTCGGGCTCGAGCCGCACCCCGAGGGCGGCTGGTACCGGCGCACCTGGACCTCGCCGGCCGCGGTGGGCGACCGCCCGGCGGCCACGGCGATCCTGTTCCTGCTCACCGCGGGGGAGCGCTCGGCCTGGCACCGCGTCGACGCCGACGAGCTGTGGCTGTGGCACGGCCCGGGGCCGCTGACCCTGCAGCTGCGCGACCCGGACGAGGAGCACGAGCTCGGCCCGGGCGCCGTCCAGCTGCTCGTGCCGGCCGGGCGCTGGCAGGCCACCGCCCCGGCGGGCGGTGAGGTGCTGGTCAGCTGCGTGGTCTCGCCGGGCTTCCGGTGGAGCGGCTTCACCCTGGGGTGA
- a CDS encoding SCO4225 family membrane protein has translation MDGRRRWPVWVAGGYALAVLATTVWVQVAAAGADDASLAGVWLIALTVPGSLLGLLLIPGELGSLVVFTVIGLLQAWGTWYLLERVRVRRAGRPATGSR, from the coding sequence ATGGACGGACGACGCCGCTGGCCGGTCTGGGTGGCCGGGGGGTACGCGCTGGCGGTGCTCGCCACCACGGTGTGGGTGCAGGTCGCCGCCGCGGGGGCGGACGACGCCAGCCTCGCCGGGGTCTGGCTGATCGCGCTGACCGTCCCCGGCTCGCTGCTCGGCCTGCTGCTCATCCCGGGCGAGCTCGGCTCGCTCGTGGTGTTCACGGTCATCGGGCTGCTGCAGGCCTGGGGCACCTGGTACCTGCTGGAGCGCGTGCGGGTCCGCCGTGCCGGCCGCCCGGCCACCGGGTCCCGGTAA